A stretch of DNA from Thermodesulfobacteriota bacterium:
GCGTCGAGATTGCCCATCTGGCCGGGCTGGCGGGCAAGTCGGTGGCCGACACCCTGACCGAGCTGCGGGCCGCGGGCCTGGGCTCCATCCCGGGCGGCGGTGCCGAGGTCTTCAGCCCGCGGATCCGCCAGCTGACCTGCGACAAGAAGCTTTCCGGCGAGGCCTGGCTGGAGGTGGCCAAGACCGCCCACCGGCTGGGCATCCACTCCAACGCCACCATGCTCTACGGCCACATCGAGACCCCCGAGGAGCGGGTGGAGCACCTGGAGCTGCTGCGGCAGGCCCAGGACGAGACGAAGGGCTTTCTTGCCTTCATCCCCCTGGCCTTCCACCCCAAGAATACCGAGCTGGCCAATGTCCACCGGGCGGGCGGCCTGGAGGACCTGCGCAACATCGCCGTGGCCCGGCTCCTGCTCGACAACTTCCCCCACATCAAGGCCTACTGGGTGATGATCGGCCCCAAGCTGGCCCAACTGGCCCTGGCCTTCGGTGCTGACGACGTGGACGGCACGGTGAAGGAGGAGATCATCACCCACATGGCCGGCGCCGACACCGAGCAGGCGATGACCCGGGAGCAGCTCCTGGGCCTGATCCGGGAGGCCGGCCGCATCCCGGTGGAGCGGGACACCCTCTACAACCCGATCCGGCGCTACGAGGTCGCGGCATGAGCGCGAGCAGCATCTGTCAGCGGGTGGCGGCAGGGGAGAGGATCGGCGCTGCCGATGCCCTGGCCCTGGCCGAGCACGCGGATCTCTATCAGCTGGGCATGCTGGCCGACCGGGTGCGGCGGCGGCTGCACCCGGAGCCGCTGGTCACCTACGTCATCGACCGCAACATCAACTACACCGATGTCTGCATCTCCGGCTGCCGGTTCTGCGCCTTCTACAAATCCCCGGAGAAGGGGGAGGGCTATGTCCTGTCCCGGGCCGAGCTGGGGCAGAAGATCGACGAGACCCTGGCCCTGGGCGGCACCCAGATCCTGCTCCAGGGCGGTCTCCATCCGGACCTGGACCTGCCCTTCTATGAAGGGATGCTCCGCTTCATCAAGGCCGAGCATCCCATCCACATCCACGGCTTTTCGCCGCCGGAGATCAGCCACTTCGCGGCCCGGTCCGGCCTGCCGGTGCGGCAGGTGCTGGCGCGGCTGATCGCCTCCGGCCTCGACTCCATTCCCGGCGGCGGCGCCGAGATCCTGGTGGACCGGGTGCGCAGCCAGATCAGCCCCGACAAGTGCACGGCCGACCAGTGGCTGGCGGTGATGGCAGAGGCCCACGGCCTGGGCCTGCGCACCACCGCCACCATGATGTTCGGCCACATCGAGACCTGGGCCGAGCGGCTGGAGCACCTGCTGAAGATCCGGGATCTTCAGGACCGCACCGGCGGCTTCACCGCCTTCATCCCCTGGCCGTTCCAGCCCCGCAACACCGCCCTGGCGGGCATCCGCGCCGCCAATGCCGTGGATTACCTGCGCACCCTGGCCCTGTCTCGGATCGTGCTCGACAATGTTCCCAACCTCCAGGCCTCCTGGGTCACCCAGGGGCCGCAGGTGGCGCAGCTGTCCCTGTTTTTCGGGGCCAACGACTTTGGCAGCACCATGATCGAGGAGAACGTGGTGGCCGCCACCGGCGTCTCCTTCCGGCTGTCCGAGGCCGAGATCCGGCGCCTGGTGACCGGCGCCGGCTTTGTCCCACGGCAGCGGCGCATGGACTACCAGCTGCTGGGCGAGGCCGAGCGCCGGCTGGCCAACTGAGGGCAGGGCGCCTGCCACGGCCATGGCTGGACCGATCCTGCACCGGGCGCCCTGGGTGGTGCCGGTGGTGCGGCCGCCTCTGGCCGACGGCGCGGTGCTGGCCGCCGGCGGCCGCATTCAGGCGGTGGGTCCCTGGGCG
This window harbors:
- the mqnE gene encoding aminofutalosine synthase MqnE; translation: MLASLAPVPPDPEAFIAEAGLADILDKVRAGKRLSRQDGLRLYANPSILAVGYLANLVREAKNGADAYFIVNQHINYSNICTNLCKFCAFGKDRSSPLAYEMTVDEVLAKVTERLAESISEIHMVGGIHPDLPYSYYLELLSGIRQLRPEVHIQAFTCVEIAHLAGLAGKSVADTLTELRAAGLGSIPGGGAEVFSPRIRQLTCDKKLSGEAWLEVAKTAHRLGIHSNATMLYGHIETPEERVEHLELLRQAQDETKGFLAFIPLAFHPKNTELANVHRAGGLEDLRNIAVARLLLDNFPHIKAYWVMIGPKLAQLALAFGADDVDGTVKEEIITHMAGADTEQAMTREQLLGLIREAGRIPVERDTLYNPIRRYEVAA
- the mqnC gene encoding cyclic dehypoxanthinyl futalosine synthase yields the protein MSASSICQRVAAGERIGAADALALAEHADLYQLGMLADRVRRRLHPEPLVTYVIDRNINYTDVCISGCRFCAFYKSPEKGEGYVLSRAELGQKIDETLALGGTQILLQGGLHPDLDLPFYEGMLRFIKAEHPIHIHGFSPPEISHFAARSGLPVRQVLARLIASGLDSIPGGGAEILVDRVRSQISPDKCTADQWLAVMAEAHGLGLRTTATMMFGHIETWAERLEHLLKIRDLQDRTGGFTAFIPWPFQPRNTALAGIRAANAVDYLRTLALSRIVLDNVPNLQASWVTQGPQVAQLSLFFGANDFGSTMIEENVVAATGVSFRLSEAEIRRLVTGAGFVPRQRRMDYQLLGEAERRLAN